Proteins co-encoded in one Medicago truncatula cultivar Jemalong A17 chromosome 8, MtrunA17r5.0-ANR, whole genome shotgun sequence genomic window:
- the LOC11442612 gene encoding uncharacterized protein: MGSLEEDELVQMVHDFIESDHSPNSATTFITSSNHHPLHNRSQYFILKDILRSDTTSTEAKVMKYVLKHLRGKHGSDKTTILSRWLVKRMRKDGLIASLYQTSWSTSLGCPAGEYEYIEVIIEDENNIDDPMRLIVDIDFKSQFELARPTQYYKELIDSLPLIFVGRENKLCKIISLLCSAAKQSLREKGLHVPPWRTTTYMQSKWLSGCRKEPNPVGDGFGIGDNIINGNSNSNSNSNMVVSIVKPNKRDLGGESGLSSQLSNMSINCC; this comes from the exons ATGGGAAGCTTAGAGGAAGATGAGTTGGTACAAATGGTACACGACTTTATAGAGTCTGATCATTCACCTAATTCAGCTACAACTTTCATCACTTCCTCTAATCATCACCCTTTACACAATCGatcccaatattttattttgaag GATATTCTGAGGAGTGATACAACATCAACAGAAGCTAAAGTTATGAAGTATGTGTTGAAGCATCTTAGAGGCAAACATGGTTCTGATAAAACAACAATTCTTAGTAGATGGCTTGTTAAGAGAATGAGAAAAGATGGTCTCATTGCTTCTCTGTATCAAACATCTTGGTCTACCTCCTTAGGATGTCCTGCTG GTGAATACGAATATATTGAAGTCATAATTGAAGATGAGAACAATATTGATGATCCTATGAGGCTTATAGTAGATATAGACTTTAAGTCCCAATTTGAACTTGCAAGGCCAACACAATACTACAAAGAATTAATAGACTCATTACCATTAATCTTTGTTGGGAGAGAGAACAAATTATGCAAGATAATTTCTTTGCTATGTTCAGCTGCCAAACAGTCCCTAAGAGAAAAGGGTTTACATGTACCACCATGGAGAACAACTACATACATGCAATCAAAATGGCTCTCTGGATGTCGTAAAGAGCCTAATCCTGTTGGTGATGGTTTTGGAATTGGAGATAATATTATTAATGGTAACAGTAACAGTAACAGTAACAGTAACATGGTAGTTTCTATAGTGAAGCCAAATAAAAGAGATTTAGGTGGTGAATCTGGATTGTCTAGTCAATTGTCTAACATGAGCATAAATTGTTGCTAG